From a single Dendropsophus ebraccatus isolate aDenEbr1 chromosome 8, aDenEbr1.pat, whole genome shotgun sequence genomic region:
- the LOC138799148 gene encoding M-phase inducer phosphatase 1-B-like, with translation MGDISPVFKEAEDGSDDLIGDFSKSYSLPVERGNHQDLKYITCNTLARLLGRGYTDVVQTYHLVDCRYPYEYAGGHIKGSQNLYREDQISEYFLKSPLPPLGRRVVIFHCEFSSERAPKLCRILRNLDRKANLYPHLYYPELYLLKGGYKEFYETFKHLCEPQGYVKMVQKDFRDQLKKYQKKKNNLSGQRIRKELFKPLTTS, from the exons ATGGGAGACATCAGTCCAGTATTTAAAGAAGCTGAAGATGGAAGCGATGACCTCATTGGAGACTTCTCTAAA TCTTACAGCCTGCCTGTAGAACGGGGCAACCATCAGGACCTGAAATACATCACATGCAACACA TTAGCGCGTCTACTTGGAAGAGGATACACAGACGTCGTGCAGACGTACCATCTTGTGGACTGCCGCTATCCTTATGAATATGCTGGAGGACACATCAAG GGGTCCCAGAATTTATACAGAGAAGACCAAATTTCAGAATATTTCCTGAAGAGTCCATTACCTCCCTTGGGCAGGAGGGTAGTAATCTTTCACTGTGAATTCTCCTCCGAAAGAGCTCCAAAGCT GTGTCGGATTTTAAGGAACCTGGATAGGAAGGCAAATCTGTACCCACATCTGTACTACCCCGAGCTCTATCTCTTAAAGGGGGGCTATAAGGAGTTCTATGAAACATTCAAA CACCTGTGCGAACCACAAGGTTACGTCAAAATGGTCCAAAAAGACTTCCGAGatcaattaaaaaaatatcaaaaaaagaaaaataacttgTCGGGCCAAAGGATTCGAAAAGAACTGTTTAAGCCGCTGACCACGAGTTAA
- the PGAM1 gene encoding phosphoglycerate mutase 1 produces MAAYKIVLIRHGESTWNQENRFCGWFDADLSDTGVEEAKRGGQALKDAGYQFDICYTSVLKRAIRTLWLALDGTDQMWVKVVRTWRLNERHYGGLTGLNKAETAAKHGEEQVKIWRRSYDIPPPSMDPDHDYYSIISKDRRYADLTEDQLPSCESLKDTIARALPFWNDEIVPMIKEGKRVLIVAHGNSLRGIVKHLEGMSEEAIMELNLPTGIPIVYELDKNLKPIKPMQFLGDEETVRKAMEAVAAQGKAKK; encoded by the exons ATGGCAGCTTACAAAATCGTCCTTATCCGTCACGGAGAGAGCACCTGGAACCAGGAGAACAGATTCTGCGGCTGGTTTGATGCTGATCTGAGTGATACAGGAGTAGAAGAGGCCAAGAGAGGCGGCCAGGCTCTTAAAG ATGCCGGCTACCAGTTTGATATCTGCTACACCTCTGTGCTGAAGAGAGCTATCCGCACCTTATGGCTGGCCCTGGACGGCACCGACCAGATGTGGGTGAAGGTCGTGAGGACCTGGAGACTGAACGAGAGACACTACGGCGGCCTGACCGGACTGAACAAAGCCGAGACGGCGGCCAAGCACGGAGAGGAGCAGGTGAAGATCTGGAGACGGTCGTATGACATCCCTCCACCCTCCATGGATCCCGACCATGATTATTATAGCATCATAAGCAAG GATCGTCGCTATGCTGACTTGACGGAAGACCAGCTGCCAAGCTGTGAGAGTCTGAAGGACACCATCGCCAGAGCCCTGCCATTCTGGAACGATGAAATTGTTCCAATGATCAAGGAGGGGAAGAGAGTCCTGATTGTCGCTCATGGAAACAGCCTTAGAGGGATCGTCAAGCACCTTGAAG GCATGTCTGAGGAAGCCATCATGGAACTGAACCTCCCCACCGGTATCCCTATTGTGTATGAGCTCGATAAGAACCTCAAGCCCATTAAACCCATGCAGTTCCTAGGAGATGAAGAAACGGTGCGCAAAGCTATGGAGGCCGTGGCCGCTCAAGGGAAAGCCAAGAAGTAA